In a single window of the Cupriavidus sp. P-10 genome:
- a CDS encoding efflux RND transporter permease subunit codes for MNLSAAFIHRPVATALLTLGILLAGLAALRLLPVSPLPQVDFPTISVSASLPGASPETMAATVATPLERALGTIAGVTEITSSSSLGSTRVTLQFDLSRNIDGAARDVQAAINASRATLPTSLPNNPTYRKVNPADAPIMIIALTSPTMTRGQLYDAASTILAQKLSQVDGVGQVTIGGASLPAVRVELNPTALNNYGISLDDVRNTISATNANRPLGTLENASNNWQVYANDQAMKAEDYMPLIIRYATPGTYSSASAGALIASTANATASGGVSTKVVNGVTVTTLTTSSGTTTITSGATGGNSATSGPNSFAVPVRLRDVANVVDSVQDIRNAGSANGKPSVLLVLNRSPGANIIETVDRVNEMLPNLQKMIPAAISMDVMMDRTPTIRASLREVEHTLMIAVALVIMVVFVFLRNVRATLIPSVAVPVSLIGTFTVMYLAGFSLNNLSLMALTIATGFVVDDAIVVLENISRHIEEGMKPLAAALRGAREVGFTVLSMSLSLIAVFIPLLMMGGIVGRLFQEFAITLSVAILVSLVVSLTTTPMMCARMLRPVEPEQQGRFFRATERMFQWLHDGYARSLSTALRFSPLVWLVLIATIALNVWLYVIVPKGFFPQQDTGRLIGFIRADQATSFQAMRGKLDNFITIVRSDPAVENVTGFTGGSQRNTGQMFVTLKPLSERKESADAIIARLRGKLAKEPGASLFLQPVQDIRIGGRQSSSQYQFTLQSDDLEVLRTWEPKVRAALSNLKGLEDIDTDTNDKGLQTSVIIDRDAASRLGVTAQQVDAVLNNAFGQRLVSTIYHPLNQYRVVMELSPEYLQGPNALKDIYVVTGNGNRVPLSAFSRVVPTSTPLGVNHQGQFAASTISFNLAEGTSLSQATDAINREMARIGVPETLRANFQGGAKAFQDSLKSQPILILAALITIYIVLGVLYESYVHPLTILSTLPSAGVGALLALLASKTDFSIIALIGVILLIGIVKKNAIMMIDFAIDAERREGLSPRDAIYRACLLRFRPILMTTMAALLGAVPLAIGRGDGAELRAPLGISIVGGLVVSQLLTLYTTPVVYLTLDRWRLKVKAWRQRRRGHSGDSGTPDHPAAV; via the coding sequence ATGAATCTCTCGGCTGCCTTTATCCATCGCCCGGTCGCGACCGCGCTGCTGACCCTCGGCATTCTGCTGGCGGGGCTGGCGGCGCTGCGGCTGCTGCCGGTGTCGCCGCTGCCGCAGGTGGACTTCCCGACCATCTCGGTATCGGCGTCGCTGCCGGGCGCGAGCCCGGAAACGATGGCCGCCACCGTGGCGACGCCGCTGGAGCGCGCGCTCGGCACCATCGCCGGCGTGACGGAAATCACCTCCAGCAGCTCGCTCGGCTCCACCCGCGTGACGCTGCAGTTCGACCTGTCGCGCAATATCGACGGCGCCGCGCGCGACGTGCAGGCGGCGATCAATGCCTCGCGGGCGACGCTGCCAACCAGCCTGCCCAACAACCCGACCTACCGCAAGGTGAACCCGGCCGACGCGCCGATCATGATCATCGCGCTGACGTCGCCGACCATGACGCGCGGCCAGCTCTACGACGCGGCGTCGACCATCCTGGCGCAGAAGCTGTCGCAGGTGGACGGCGTGGGCCAGGTGACCATCGGTGGCGCGTCGTTGCCGGCGGTGCGGGTGGAACTGAATCCCACCGCCCTGAACAACTACGGCATCTCGCTGGATGACGTGCGCAACACCATCAGCGCGACCAACGCCAACCGCCCGCTGGGCACGCTGGAGAACGCCAGCAACAACTGGCAGGTCTACGCCAATGACCAGGCGATGAAGGCGGAAGACTACATGCCGCTGATCATCCGCTACGCCACGCCGGGCACGTACTCGTCGGCGTCGGCGGGCGCGCTGATCGCCAGCACCGCCAATGCCACGGCCAGCGGCGGCGTCAGCACCAAGGTGGTCAACGGCGTCACCGTGACCACGCTCACCACCAGCAGTGGCACCACCACCATCACCAGCGGCGCCACCGGCGGCAACAGCGCCACCAGCGGCCCGAATTCGTTCGCGGTGCCGGTGCGGCTGCGCGACGTGGCCAATGTGGTCGACTCGGTGCAGGACATCCGCAATGCGGGCTCGGCCAACGGCAAGCCGTCGGTGCTGCTGGTGCTGAACCGCTCGCCTGGCGCCAACATCATCGAGACGGTGGACCGCGTCAACGAGATGCTGCCGAACCTGCAGAAGATGATCCCGGCGGCGATCTCGATGGACGTGATGATGGACCGCACGCCCACCATCCGCGCCTCGCTGCGCGAGGTCGAGCACACGCTGATGATCGCGGTGGCGCTGGTGATCATGGTGGTGTTCGTGTTCCTGCGCAATGTGCGCGCCACGCTGATCCCCAGCGTGGCCGTGCCGGTCTCGCTGATCGGCACCTTCACGGTGATGTACCTGGCCGGGTTCTCGTTGAACAACCTGTCGCTGATGGCGCTGACGATCGCCACCGGTTTCGTGGTCGACGATGCCATCGTGGTGCTGGAAAACATCTCGCGCCATATCGAGGAAGGCATGAAGCCGCTGGCCGCCGCGCTGCGCGGCGCGCGCGAGGTGGGCTTCACGGTGCTGTCGATGAGCCTGTCGCTGATCGCGGTATTTATCCCGCTCCTGATGATGGGCGGCATCGTCGGTCGGCTGTTCCAGGAGTTTGCGATCACGCTCTCGGTGGCGATCCTGGTGTCGCTGGTGGTGTCGCTGACCACCACGCCGATGATGTGCGCGCGCATGCTGCGCCCTGTGGAACCGGAGCAGCAGGGGCGTTTCTTCCGTGCCACCGAGCGCATGTTCCAGTGGCTGCATGACGGCTACGCGCGCTCGCTGTCGACCGCGCTGCGCTTCAGCCCGCTGGTGTGGCTGGTGCTGATCGCCACCATCGCGCTCAACGTGTGGCTGTACGTGATCGTGCCGAAGGGCTTTTTCCCGCAGCAGGACACGGGCCGGCTGATCGGCTTTATCCGCGCCGACCAGGCCACCTCGTTCCAGGCCATGCGCGGCAAGCTCGACAACTTCATCACGATCGTGCGCTCGGATCCGGCAGTGGAGAACGTGACCGGCTTTACCGGCGGCTCGCAGCGCAATACCGGGCAGATGTTCGTCACGCTCAAGCCGCTGTCCGAGCGCAAGGAATCCGCCGATGCGATCATCGCGCGGCTGCGCGGCAAGCTGGCCAAGGAGCCGGGCGCCAGCCTGTTCCTGCAACCGGTGCAGGACATCCGCATCGGCGGGCGGCAGAGCAGTTCGCAGTACCAGTTCACGCTGCAGTCCGACGACCTCGAAGTGCTGCGCACGTGGGAGCCCAAGGTGCGCGCGGCGCTGTCCAACCTGAAGGGGCTGGAGGACATCGACACCGATACCAACGACAAGGGCCTGCAGACCTCGGTGATCATCGACCGCGATGCGGCGTCACGCCTGGGCGTGACCGCGCAGCAGGTGGATGCGGTGCTGAACAACGCGTTCGGCCAGCGGCTGGTGTCGACCATCTACCATCCGCTCAACCAGTACCGCGTGGTGATGGAGCTGAGCCCCGAGTACCTGCAGGGCCCGAACGCGCTCAAGGACATCTACGTCGTCACCGGCAATGGCAACCGTGTGCCGTTGTCCGCGTTCTCGCGCGTGGTGCCGACCAGCACGCCGCTGGGCGTGAACCACCAGGGCCAGTTTGCCGCGTCGACGATCTCGTTCAACCTCGCCGAGGGTACCTCGCTGTCGCAGGCGACGGATGCGATCAACCGCGAGATGGCGCGCATCGGCGTGCCCGAGACGCTGCGCGCCAACTTCCAGGGCGGCGCCAAGGCGTTCCAGGATTCGCTCAAGAGCCAGCCGATCCTGATCCTGGCGGCGCTGATCACGATCTACATCGTGCTCGGCGTGCTGTACGAGAGCTACGTGCACCCGCTGACGATCCTGTCGACGCTGCCGTCGGCCGGCGTGGGCGCGCTGCTGGCGCTGCTGGCATCGAAGACCGACTTCAGCATCATCGCGCTGATCGGCGTGATCCTGCTGATCGGCATCGTGAAGAAGAACGCGATCATGATGATCGACTTCGCCATCGACGCCGAGCGCCGCGAAGGGCTGTCGCCGCGCGATGCCATCTACCGCGCCTGCCTGCTGCGCTTCCGCCCGATCCTGATGACCACCATGGCCGCGCTGCTGGGCGCGGTGCCGCTGGCGATCGGCCGCGGCGACGGTGCCGAGCTGCGCGCGCCGCTGGGCATCTCCATTGTCGGCGGCCTGGTGGTGAGCCAGCTGCTGACGCTGTACACCACGCCGGTGGTCTACCTGACGCTGGACCGCTGGCGCCTGAAGGTCAAGGCCTGGCGCCAGCGCCGCCGCGGCCATAGCGGCGATAGCGGCACGCCTGACCATCCGGCCGCCGTCTGA